One window of Nymphaea colorata isolate Beijing-Zhang1983 chromosome 1, ASM883128v2, whole genome shotgun sequence genomic DNA carries:
- the LOC116246579 gene encoding profilin-3-like, whose translation MSWQAYVDEHLMCDIDGQHLTAAAIVGQDGSVWARSDSFPQFKPEEMTAIMRDFEEPGSLAPTGLFLGSAKYMVIQGEPGVVIRGKKGSGGITIKKTNQALVIGIYDEPMAPGQCNKVVEGLGDYLYDQGL comes from the exons ATGTCGTGGCAAGCCTACGTCGACGAGCACCTGATGTGCGACATCGACGGCCAACATCTCACTGCGGCTGCCATCGTCGGCCAGGATGGCAGCGTCTGGGCTCGGAGCGACAGCTTTCCCCAG TTTAAGCCCGAAGAGATGACCGCAATTATGCGCGATTTCGAGGAGCCTGGATCGCTTGCACCTACTGGATTATTTCTTGGATCGGCAAAGTATATGGTTATCCAGGGAGAACCTGGTGTTGTCATCCGAGGGAAGAAG GGATCTGGCGGAATTACAATTAAGAAAACCAACCAAGCCTTAGTCATTGGAATATACGATGAGCCAATGGCCCCAGGACAGTGTAACAAAGTTGTAGAGGGGCTTGGTGATTACCTTTATGACCAGGGTCTCTAG
- the LOC116260976 gene encoding derlin-1 produces MSSPGEYYASLPPVSKAYGTICVLTTALFHLGLVNPYYIALIYSEVLQRFQIWRLITNFFFLGKFSINFGIRLLMIARYGVQLEQGPFARRTADFLWMMIFGASCLLAFSIVPQMRSYFLGVSLVFMLLYVWSREYPNAQINIYGLVTLKAFYLPWTMLALDVIFGSPLLPDLLGIVAGHLYYFLTVLHPLAGGRNIMKTPVWVHKLVARWGIGVQAASPVQPSQSSGTTAFRGRSYRLGG; encoded by the exons ATGTCTTCTCCCGGAGA GTACTATGCATCACTTCCTCCAGTGAGCAAAGCTTATGGAACCATATGTGTGTTGACAACAGCTCTATTTCACCTTGGCTTGGTTAATCCTTACTATATTGCTCTAATATACAGTGAAGTGCTTCAACGCTTTCAG ATATGGAGGCTCATTacaaattttttcttccttgggAAGTTCTCTATTAATTTTGGAATTCGTCTCTTGATGAT AGCTAGATATGGAGTCCAACTGGAACAAGGGCCATTTGCTAGGCGAACTGCAGATTTTTTATGGATGATGATCTTTGGGGCCAGTTGCTTGCTG GCATTTTCCATTGTTCCACAGATGAGGTCATATTTCCTAGGAGTATCACTGGTTTTCATGCTTTTGTATGTATGGAGTAGAGAATATCCAAATGCTCAAATTAATATATATGGCCTTGTTACACTAAAG GCTTTTTATCTGCCCTGGACAATGCTGGCATTGGATGTCATCTTTGGATCTCCTTTGCTTCCAGATCTGTTGGGGATTGTTGCAGGTCATCTTTATTACTTCTTAACTGTGCTCCATCCATTGGCTGGAGGGAGGAACATAATGAAGACTCCAGTTTGGGT ACATAAGCTAGTCGCTCGGTGGGGCATTGGGGTCCAGGCAGCTTCCCCAGTTCAACCCAGTCAGTCTTCTGGCACTACAGCATTCAGAGGAAGAAGCTATAGGCTTGGCGGATAA
- the LOC116263069 gene encoding profilin-1 encodes MSWQAYVDEHLMCDIDGNHLTAAAIIGQDGSVWAQSDAFPQFKPEEIAGIMNDFAEPGTLAPTGLYLGSTKYMVIQGEPGAVIRGKKGSGGVTVKKTNQALIIGIYDEPMTPGQCNMIVERLGDYLIDQGL; translated from the exons ATGTCGTGGCAAGCGTACGTCGATGAGCACCTGATGTGCGATATTGACGGCAACCACCTCACCGCCGCCGCGATCATCGGCCAAGATGGCAGCGTCTGGGCTCAGAGCGACGCCTTCCcgcag TTTAAGCCGGAAGAGATTGCTGGTATTATGAATGATTTCGCAGAGCCTGGGACTCTTGCACCAACTGGACTGTACCTTGGATCTACCAAATACATGGTGATCCAAGGCGAGCCTGGAGCCGTCATCAGAGGGAAGAAG GGTTCTGGTGGAGTTACTGTGAAGAAAACGAACCAGGCTTTGATAATTGGGATCTACGATGAACCGATGACCCCTGGACAGTGCAACATGATCGTTGAGAGGCTTGGTGACTACCTCATCGATCAGGGTCTGTAG